In Brassica napus cultivar Da-Ae chromosome C2, Da-Ae, whole genome shotgun sequence, the sequence gaattaggattgagatagtggaatctagaattTCTACGTTGCTTGGTTTGAACTGCTAGGTTGCTTGGTtagcattgctaggttgttTTTGTTAGCATTGCGATTAGGTTGTTGTTGGTAGATTATTTGGTTagttgtctactaacttgcgtgtgaagtgttcttttgagttgcagcgaaTAAGTGTGTtcgttgatcggaactttaaggaTGCAAACCTTAAAGTGAagggagttcgaggccaaaaacccaaacccgaagagATGAGAGACAGGACTGGACAAATGGTAAGGAACAAGacttcgttgggaaaggacttcatcagtattTGGGAAAAGTAAGATCGAGaggatttgaggaatctggacaagGATGATATCTATCGAAAGGACAAGATAACATCATGGGAAATAAGTGTGTCACGGCAGAGTAAAAGCAAGAGAACGACTTAGTGATCATTCCAGTGAAAAGATATGAAGAAGATTGTGGAGACCTTGAGGAGGACACTCAAGGAATAGTTGTGAACAACATAAAGAGATTATGGAGATAAATTGAAAATGGATGAGCCATGGGAATtcgagaagaaaagaaaggattCAAGACCAAGGGAATGCTTTGGGATGTATCAAAGTAGGGTGAGTTCAGAATCAGAAGTCTGGATGGAGACCAAAGAAATCGAAAGACAATAAGAAAGCCGAGCCGACAAAGAAGCACATCATAGGACCAAAACCACAAGACGAAGCTATCAAAGAAGTGATCATCATCACAACACATCAAAGAGGAGAATGTCGTGAAGCTGAGCAATTATGCAACGAAGAACTTGAGGACGGATTCTAttaaaggggggggggggagaataTAATACCCACCTTTGAGGACAAAATGGTCGAGAGAGTAAAAGTCAGAATCCGAAGCCAAGCTTTTGGGAGTCTACGTATTTGGAAgaatgttgagttttgatcacaTGAAACTTGACATGCTTAGAAGAAAATGGAAGATTGGTCGAACATCAActtggtggtcgagtcgcgggcgaTAAGGATAgatcgagaagttttgaagtacgaggtggtcgaagaattgatcgTGAGTGACCATGAGTCGAGTAAGCTGTTCGAACTTGGTTAGACAATGTGATAGATTGATCTGAAGAACGTTTTTGAAGCATCAcgtttttggaagcacgacgtttcagaagctcgacgttttagAAGAAGGACGTTTCTTCAGCACAAAGTTTTCTACAAAACTTCGTATCGGTAATATATTATGTTGGAAAAATAATATGTTGGAAGCAGGACGGAAGTTAAGTAGGACGGAAAGTAAGCATGACGGAATCGAAGCatgacgggaaaacccgaaattggacgaaaaccctaatttcggtattatggaaatTTTCGATGAAGTCGAAAGATCGTGAAATATTTACCGCCAAGGACAGAATtcagattggagtttattaaaaaaattcagctcatcagaacgggagcagAAAAATATTCTGGATTGATCGAGGGTAGAGAATATGCGGGAAGGACCAAAATCAGATAAATAAACCGAGAAACTCGAGGTTGCTTGATCTATGGGATAAGAACGTGGTAGCAACCATCCAACCAGCTAAGTGTCttcagaagctcgaggtgtcgccatACATGGAAGcagcacatgcagcttgacatgtggaagcacgagatgtcgcattgcatgcaaccgaagcatgttGATCGACATGTAGGGAGCCGTGTGTCGTGTTGCATGCACTCCATCCATGCAGCAAGCCATCTGGACGTGGAGGTGTCTTATTACATGTGACTGAGACATGCATGAGGGCATGTGTACGCCCGTGTGTcgccgcgcatgcaaccgaaagCATGCGGGCTGACACACAGTCGTCGGTGTGGCTCGATATTACTGGTCGGTGGTTTCTATAAATACTCAGCCACCCCCTTCAGTTTCATTCATCCATTCCACAccaaaagcaaataaaaaacATGGCttgagagagaaagtgaaagtgaAAGAAAGAAGTTATTTTAAGAGTATAGTGTTTTCTAAAGACCGATACTTCACCGAGAAGGTCAGTTCCTTCCAATCGATGATTCTCTACAATTGTGACGCAGAAGCTCTGTCCAAATCAATCCGTCCAAGCCTGTCATAATCTTCTATGGTCAAGCGGAAGTgctgtccggagttagttcagGTCCAcaggttcagatcagtcgaagttctgctcgatattccgtcgggaagtccgaagaactgtccagaaacTAAAGGAGGTTATGTCCGAGTCCAGTTCAGTCTGTCCAGGCCTGTAAGTTTCTTCATGATCAAgccgaggttctgtccaagtcgagatcGGTCCAATCCAGTCCAGTCAAGTTGTCCCTAGTTTTTTGGCCAAgacctctccgatcaaccaactgcttctcgcctagaacactgtgagttggcttgtttgaattccatttggaatttagggtagttttgtgagttggtttgtttgacttccacttggaatttagggtagatcgtgTCTGCATATGGAGTAGAATACTAACATTATtgcatggtagagtccttagggttattttaattatggaatcggactcagtttagcacgggcTAAGTAGAGATGAaaggaattaagactgagttaataacctgactaggacaagggctaggatgcatcatgttttttattcttgcgtgttgatatggttgagtgcaggttcccgttatatTTAAAGATAGATTTGTAGCAAGAGGCTAACTATCTGGATAACAGTTTGATTAAGTAGATTTCTtgttagatttaattaaatgctttcTCGTTTAATTATTCTTGTCgattgaggttagtcagctcttggtaagggagtgacaAACTGGTTGAGTTGTTAGAATTAGTTTATTTGGTTATGTGTTAGAATCCTAGTGAGTCAGTCATGAGTACGTGTTTGGCCAGAGAATCCTACTTGGATTCTATAGCCAAGTATTTTTCTTAGGAATTGAGATTAGTAGTGTGTTAGGTAATTCGCAAGTGTGTGAGATAGAGTTGAGAACCTCGTGGTGGTTCTACTCTTGGCAGgtcattgcttcctcaaatTGGTACCACTAAGCCGGTCGTGGTCCGGAAAGTGGTGGGCTCGGTTTAGCTTGGTTGATCACCAAGGCCGAGTGTCACACGTGGATGTGACAGCCCCTGGCGAGACCGATAGAGGACCGGGGCACGGCGATTCTGATTGAGGACCGTGATCGGGTGATTCCCGAGCGCCTTcgcctgtgtggtgtaatagtgaagggattgccggtgtcccttgtgtggaggaagaatgattttGTTGGGCCCAATTAGAGTGTCGTGTATAGTAGAGGGTTGAAACCCTAGAGTGAGTGGTAACACCGGAATACGGTGTTAAGAGTTAGACTCGAGTCATAGTTAATTAGTGTCTTGTTATTGTGAATGGTGTGATTAAATTAaagattggttgttgacttgtttttcaTGTAGATTCCCGTTACTCGAAGTTAGATTCATGGCAGGAGGCCTTGTCTAACTTAGTGACGGTCTGATTAGATAATAATTGAGGTTATTGATTTGTGATCGATTGTTTAGTCGTAGCTTTGATTGCATGCTaaggctagattgattgttattttgggttgtccgggttagagtctaggttgcgggtagaggccgccagctcactgagtgacgttaggttactcatccaacttcGTTGTCCTTTTTGCCGGTAGCTCTAGGTAAGGATGATCAGATAGCTTGGTgttggacgttaggaccgccggagtagatttcatgccttttgtaaacggtacaTAATGTGGTTGTGTTTTGTtggctcgatttggcattaggccgggcccagtcttgaattattttaATGTATGGTTATTTCTTGAATTAAtaaagtaaatgttttatatgcgcatcatgagtactctgatatttgactagtccggtctaacacaacgttaggtcgttgtacgggttgaaaagccttaggtcTCGATCTAacagaaaacgctaactctaggtacgggttgtaaagccttgtgccttgacgcagcgagACGAgctagtggatgaactggtctaggtcgtggagtaaattttgtgactctgatcggatcgtccctaacccgtcacgtagcgcttccgaaccatggtgttgggttggacggtcagtcatgttcttgtttgattgttggctggcctgTTGGCTCAATCATCTCTAACCCTGGGTGttggacggtcgatcggtcatgttcttttttgattgttggccggttggtcgaccatatgtctaggacggttcgggggtgttacacggATGGTGTAGAAGAATGAAACAATTGGCAACAGCGATTGTGGTGATGTTACAAACAGAGGTGATTGAAGCGGAAGAAAGTGAAATAATGAAAGATAAAATAGACAAAATTATAAacacagagaagaagaaaatatgtaGTGCGCGCTAGCGCGCGTGTGGTATATGTGGTATCAAGGGTAAAAATGCAATTAATACAGAATGTACACAGAATTTCATAGCAAAAATAGTGTTATGGGTATAAACTCCAAAGTAGTATTATGGGTATAActtcatttctatttttcttacatATATGCGCAGCAATTCTCCATAACTCAATAtcgaatttttgtttttatctcaAAATTTAACACTTACATCTTGAATAAGAAAAATTTCACATGAGATAACTAATGCTCGTATTATGCAACCTAAAGTGATCAATAAAATTAGCATAAGCTCCATATTAGGCTTACAGCACACACAAGTAATGATTCTTGTGATAACtgttttaaattcaaaattttatgtctggcattaaatttaaaatcaaataccCACTATATGTATTACTATTTACCATGAAACAtgatatttaaatttgatacattataaaaatttctctaaattaatatttgaacataatattttataataaatatattaattaatcaataAATTGAAATTTACTTATTCATAGTTTTGTAGttgttataataaatttatataaaaatagacaTTTGAAACTAGTTATACTTTAAGCAATGAAGTatcatgtttattttttaaattttgtaaaaaattatttttgttatacttaaattattaaatatatggtATTATTGAGCTCTAGttttacataaatatgttatctTAAACGATTTATTAATATTTGAGACTTTGAGTATCAAAAGCGAGAAAAGTATGTGGGCAATGATTACTTTTTGGCGACTGGAAGTAATGAATGAACTAATTGTATGAAGAATAAAGACGTAGGAGATGAATGAGAAAGCAAGCATTTTCTGCCCCTAATTACCTTTACTACCGTCCGTAAATAACACTAAATAGGCTAATTTAGAGAATCTCTTTAAGCATGTCTAGTTGAAGTAACCAGAGTAATTAAAAGAATAATCACTTTGACTAATCTCCTTTTATATTGACAAAACTCATGAAGCTTCTCCCCACGTTTTGCAATAAAGCATTCAcccatttattattatttttttcttttgaaagttCGCTTTCTattaaaattcatttattatCTTACGGTACAGTTTATACTttatacacacaaaaaaaagaaacactcACGAGGTCATGATATGCATTTTATTGATGTGTAttactattgtttttttttaaataaaattttatgttactTTTGTTAATGTGTCAAGTATTCGGCATAACACATtagttaaaaacaaaacataaagatGGGGGAATTAAGAAGGTTTATCttcaataattattttgataaaatttatcttACACTTAAAACTGAATAACatttgttaattatattttagcgGCTACAATTAAACTAAAGATGGGGGAATTAAGAAGGTTTATCTTTTCTTCTGCTATGTTCCCTCTCCTAAACCTGACATAGAGGAAGGATTGAGCTGAAACCTTAACCGGAGTTTCTTACAAATCCACCTCCGgttatcaagtttgattctgGGAAGCGGTGATACCTTCTACACCGCTATCGCTAGCTTTTGTCTCCGGGAAACGGTGGCTTTGACAGCACCGGTTTCGCCGGCTTTCACTCCCGGGAAGCAGTGGTTCTGACAGCACCGTCCTTTCACCGGCTTCTTCTCTGATTGTTCCGGAATCCGTTTCCAATCTACACCTATGGTCTTCCTCTGCCCAATCGACTCTCGATCTGAGAATCCATGTTGATTTCTTGGATCGATCGCagatgattgatgttttctTGGAAGCGTAGATCCATGGTTCGAAATCTATAGTCTACAATAGTTTTGGCCTCCATGGTGGTGTTTGGTCACACCTTTTCTCTGACTCCGGCGGAAGATGATGTCACTTTCCGGTGGATGTCCGATTAGTGCGGCGATAGAGGTTGCATGCCGGTGGAGTGAGGGGGCTTCGATCGTAGGACACGTGCCCCTCAAGTGGTGTTTCGGTCAAGATGTGGCGGCCTTATGACGCGTGTTCCTCGCAGGTGAGGATTTCAACACATGTCCTGTCCACGCAACACGCGTGAGTGAAGTGGCGCCTCCCAGATTTTAGGATGATGGGCTGAAGGCCCAAAATGGTCGTGGTTTGGTTCGCCCTAGTTTGTTGGGCATTATGGATTTATCCTTGTAACGTAATGGACTTGGTCCTATGGGTTTTGTCCCTTTAATAAACtttagatggaaaaaaaaagaataacatttgttgattaaattttatacatttgattttcttatttttattagattatgagataatttatttattagagatataaaatttataatataaacaaatttttagaggtaattgataaaataaaaataaaaagttgatatgaaaataaaatattttgtatatatagtttatatgaaTTATAGAGTAATTATTAGTATCTctgatattattttatagaagttatagtttatatatatttacatattatcagttataaatatattgataaTTTTGGTTATTAAGTAGCTTAATAAAGAATCAGAAGTATAAATAGTGTAAAAATAATTATCCAGTGAACTTTTTTCTAACTattttatgaagtttttttgGCTAAATAAATGATGATTAAGAACATGTGATTTTTTTCgtatattctaaaatattttttaggtCTAAAGACTAATCTTACGAAACATTGCATCCATATAAACAATTAATCTATCTAAATAGCATGACTATGTAGCTAAAACAAATCGAATTCATGACAGAAATTTCCATCTTGAACTTTTTTACCACTAAACCAACATGACTTGGTTCATTAACAATGGGTGATTTGATTTTGTATCTTTATTCTTAAAAGTTTGTCAAAATATCTTTAATTGGTTGATCGGGTTCACTATTAATACACAAAATTTTGTCTACATTCATCCAGAAcaagatttttatttaaatatatttgcaatcataaatatataaaaataaatgccAGCTTGAATTTGCCTTCTtcttagatttttatgtattataaatGTTATCTTTCACACGTGTTTAGCTGCATCACATTCTCACACTCTATTTCATAAAAatgttgttttgatatttttcttgttatacaaagtttattttaaaattttgatataatttataCATACTCCCTTATTAATTACAGActgtattaattttataaataattttatttatatcaaatattattgATCAAATAGATGTAATTAATAAGAACATAAATGCATTTcaattattgtttaaatatgtataaaaaataattgaaatggAGGGAGTATCCACTTAAAATATCAATTTACTTGGTTACCAATTTCGACATTCACGGATGTTCACTTGTAACtacttttttcaaaagaaaactattaattactaaaagtttcaaaaaaaaaatcacaaaagatTAGTATTTATTCTTTATAATAATACGAAAACGATTGTCTTACTGTTCCACGAATCAAACGCTCTTCCCCAGacttaagaaatttttttattccaTTATTGGAGGGTCGTGGGGTGGCGAATAGTGATACCGTCACGGCCCATGTGCGAGTCCTAAGAATCGCACACGAAGATACTACTTGATCGAACGGTAACGAAGATGCCTGTGATAAAGGAATCAGTGAGTCTAGCAGATCATCAACATCTTCAAAAGGGAGTTAGTAAGATGAATGAAACTGTTCCATAAAAGCAATAAGATATTGGAGTTGACTTTcttaaaattgaattttttgggttcAATGCATAATGgtctattttctatatatatacttaagctCAAACACTAACCAAacatttcatcatcttcttcatctaacatctatttttctctctctctctctttctgaaCCACAGATCCACAAACTAGTATCTGTTCTTTGCTAACTTACGCATCTATATGTGTGTGTTTGTCTTTGCTTTTATAAGAgtcagtttttttgttttgttttgtttttgtgagGTGGCTAGCTTCGTTGATATTCCTCTTCTAACGTAGAAACAACTTTATAAAATCCTTCAAAGCATGTAATTTAAAGTCTCAGATCCATTTTCTTCtacttgcaaaaaaaaaaaaattaacttatatataaaattttcataaattggTGTCTCTCTCGTTTTAATTTGTGTTTGGTGAAACAAGTCCTGGCAAAGTTTAAAACACAAGTGTAAacccaaatttataaaaacttcAAATCATGTAAATTTCGTTTCTATTCAATTTATCTACCttccccccaaaaaaaaaaaacaaaaaaaaaatcagaatttaggatttttatttaaaactaaaaaagaaacaaaaagcccaaaaaaaaaagagtgagaaTTTGGAATGGGTCCAACGGAGGCTGAGATGGGTGCAGTGGCGGTGACGGCTCCTCCTACGCCAGGAACGCCGGGAGGACCGTTGATCACGGGGATGAGAGTGGATTCAATGTCGTTCGATCATCGGAAACCGATGCCTCCATGCAAATGCTTGCCGGTGATGGGACACGCTTGGGGTCAACCCGACACGTGCTTCACCAATTTTCCCTCCCCTGTTGTCTCCCTTACTCGCAAGGTACGTAACTCTTTTATATTGTTAAggaaatatcaacatattttgtcCGATTATGTGAAAACATAGGAATCCACGATGgggttgtcaaaaaaaaaaggaatccaCGATGGGAAAAAAATGAATGATTAGTCTAGATTAATGAGCAAAAATAATGAGATCCAGacatcatttatatatatatgcagtCACAACTCGATCGTACATTTATGTTTGAATAATTTTTGTTAGCTCTGAAATTCTGAATATTGTAATCTTAGTTGATATTTATAtagttctcaaaaaaaaatatttatcttttctttatacctactattatttataatgaaaatatCATAGGGGTTTACGTCAGACTTGGGGGAGATGGTAACATGACATGCATGAACTAGCAGTCGTAACCGATATAATTAAGGCTCACTCGAACTCAACTTAAATTATTCAATATGGATGCCGACTCTCCTGATCGTATggatttgtataatttttatatgtGATTGGCATATATAAACACGCAAGTtgcataaatataactaattgtaactaattggggggggggggggggggggggggagctTCCTTCACGGAAATTAAAACGGTCAAACAAATAATCAGATCACTgatctttttctttaattacGATGCTAATTAGTTAAATACTACGTCtttctagtttttattttatttcaattttatgaACGAAATATGTTAAGTAGGTTTGGTTAGATCAATTCATTTAATTGGTGTGAGCGTTTTCTTCTCTGTCCAAGCAGCCAACGAAAGGATCTTGGCATTTCAATTCATAGCtcctgtctttttttttaccaacCAACTAGCTAATAACCCGCGTCTTGCgtggaatgtgattattagtttcgctattttttaataaggagacattaatttgtttaatttggatatcagttcggttttaggttattttttggtttttaatctcctaaaatataactatcattttaaatcaatatttatttggttttttcggttaaaatgtttgatgtttttggtttttttcgtgtgataatcaaaaattaatattatttgtttgttttcatgttatgaatcttagatacttgtgatgtcgaaccaatggtttcatattatagtttctaaacggataatagttaaaaaaaaagaagaaaattatcaagataaattattttactacaatttggttGATAGTGAAAGAaccattaagaaaaataatattttaacttccaaaaaaattaaatatttcagttgtggtaaatacttagttataaggtgcttacgtcaatgtgcacatgtatgtgtatgtaaaagtatataaagaaCTTCTCTATATACCTTAaggcaaaataaccggaaccgaagaaccgaaccggaaccgaaccgaaatacccgaaaccggaaccggaaccggaccaatactctcaaatatccgaacggttcctatatttttatatccaaaataaccgaaccgaaccggaaccgaaccgagaaccgaacgggtacccgaatatataaaaatattaattatgtatacatataacatcactaaatatatatttttaatttaaaattctattaaaagtatttgaaaatagttgaggataactaaattattataaagtatccaaactacctgaaagtatccgaaactatccagatagttttatccgaaatatccaaagtaatccgaaatatccaaattttttatctaaattatcataattatttgatattttaccttaaataaccaatattttatccaaattatccgaactacccgaactatccgaacccgaaccggatccaaacgagaaccgaactttttccggatattttccggttcctacatttactatccgaaccgaacccgaaactatccgaaccgaaccgaaccgaaaataggtcaagtactaaatggatcctctagcccctatccgaactacccgaaacccgaaatacccgaaccgaaccgaaccgatacccgaaatgtCCAGGCCTATAAAAaaggttgataaatatataaagatacttttaattaatattaaataacattttttaaaaataatgcatgaaaaataaaattcttaaaatgaaattatttaaaaacaaaaatattgtaaaatttatataaactataatatataacttatatataattctttaaatatatgtatatatatatgcatataacagatcaaattggatatccgttcttataaatattgatatttgtgatttgcttttttttttacgaatattgcattttagtatttgatttgcttcatATAGTaacggatatccagatttttcggCTCGAATCAAAacgaataacgaatcgaattaaaatttataaatatataatttgtccagctctatttgtaaacagtaaaaataacgtaaagaagaaccatgcatgtgagttttatattaaaaaacgtaaaatacatagtgtgaacatataCATATGACATGTGTCTattttagtgtgaacgcatttattacaatgtttttACACGTGACATGTGTCCAGTTTAGTGTGAccacatttattacaatgcttctcctttaatatatacgGGATATGTTTACTCCGTAGAATTATAAGACTGGAATATGAGCATTACGGTAGTATGATTAGTAATTACTAACGATTTATGGTTTTGTTCTAATAATCTATGATATTAAATGTTCTTGATTGATTTTGTTTCGAACAGGCGAGAATATTATGGGCAGCTATAATACTAACCGTTGACTGTATCATACCAACTAATAGTTTATACCAATTGAGATTAAAATTAGAACCAATTTAAACTGTGCTTAAATGCATTCGTAAATAGCTTATAGCTAGTAACATTGTGCGAGTTCTTTCGATCATTCagataaaatatttagttattttgtatCCGCTTCTTGCTTTTTTTTGTTCCACAAGATATGTCTCTCTATCTGGCCTCTTCACATTTGTTCAATGCTTTCATGTGTTGTGTGTGTGATGCAGCTTGGAGCCGAGTTCGTGGGAACATTTATCTTGATATTCACAGCGACGGCCGGTCCAATCGTGAACCAGAAATACGACGGAGCTGAAACCCTAATTGGTAACGCGGCATGTGCGGGACTCGCAGTGATGATCATAATTCTCTCAACCGGTCACATTTCAGGAGCTCACTTAAACCCTTCGCTGACCATAGCATTCGCAGCTCTAAGGCATTTCCCTTGGGCCCACGTGCCTGCTTACATAGCGGCCCAAGTCTCAGCTTCCATTTGCGCTTCATTCGCACTCAAAGCAGTTTTCCATCCTTTCATGTCGGGAGGTGTCACTGTTCCGTCTGTTAGTGTTGGACAAGCCTTTGCTCTTGAGTTCATCATCACTTTTATTCTCCTATTTGTCGTAACTGCCGTTGCCACCGACACTCGTGCcgtaagtctctctctcttcccaATTCTATATATGGACAAGTGATATTCATATATTGTCTAACAGTTTTTGCATCTTtatacttaaggaaaagaaagaaaattttcgTAACTGTTCATTTAATAAGGTCATTCTTTGGTGTTTTGTCTTTTTGCATCTTTTACTAAAAACACTCAAGAGTCCTGGTTATGTTTAACAGAAACCAAACTGTTATAACAGAAGGGACTCTAACTGCTTGGATCGATGCCAAATGCAAATTCTGTGTAAAAAAACACTCAAAAGATAATACAATAATATAGctaattataaacaaatttacAAGTTATGGTTTACTTTATCAAACCGTTTAGTCTCTACTGTTGTATTGCTCATAGGTTCCGTCGTTGATGTTGTCCATAGTTGATGTTGTCCATAGTTTGTTTCGGTGTTGTGTTGTTGTTTGCTTACCCGCTACTAGCCGTGAATTGTAACATCAGTCAAAAACGAAAActgatataatattttaacattttacaaaacaaaattacaataaaaatcGATGCTTAAACAGATTAGCCAGTGATAGTTATTTATGTAgctaattttaattgattttcttttctttgtttgatttcATGTGCAGGTTGGAGAATTAGCTGGTATAGCTGTTGGAGCCACTGTCATGCTCAACATTCTTGTCGCAGGGTAGGTCCAAATCAAAGGCTTTTAAAGCTTCGCATCATCCTGACATTTGATTAAAATGTCTCTagctaaaacattttaaaatttttgacaGGCCATCGAGTGGTGGATCTATGAACCCGGTTAGGACTCTAGGACCAGCCCTTGCATCAGGAAACTACAGGTCACTTTGGGTTTATCTGGTGGCTCCTACACTTGGTGCCATATCTGGTGCAGCCGTCTACACAGGTGTCAAGCTTAACGATAGCGCGACTGACCCGCCACGTCAGGTTAGGAGCTTCCGCCGTTAAGTTGAGTGAGAGACTTGTCGACAAGTCTTTTGCTTGTTACTGTTActgtataattataataatgtaATGATATGAAAAGCTTTGGAAGCTTGTGTGAAGAATAAAAGGAGATGTGACTATAAGTCCACGCTCAATGTGTGCATAGCATCGGCTTATAAGTCTGATGCAAACTCGTCTTGTCATTTACAAATTGTGTCTTTTGTAATAATGTACACtatgtttggtttgtgtttctTTGTTGGTTTGTGGTACCTACTTGGAGACGAagctattttattaataaataatattgcGTTTGTGTGCAACATTTTTTGGGTGATTTAGCAGATCGGACGCTTTATAAAAGTTTTGATTCGCGCTTTCAAAGC encodes:
- the LOC106440453 gene encoding probable aquaporin NIP5-1 — encoded protein: MGPTEAEMGAVAVTAPPTPGTPGGPLITGMRVDSMSFDHRKPMPPCKCLPVMGHAWGQPDTCFTNFPSPVVSLTRKLGAEFVGTFILIFTATAGPIVNQKYDGAETLIGNAACAGLAVMIIILSTGHISGAHLNPSLTIAFAALRHFPWAHVPAYIAAQVSASICASFALKAVFHPFMSGGVTVPSVSVGQAFALEFIITFILLFVVTAVATDTRAVGELAGIAVGATVMLNILVAGPSSGGSMNPVRTLGPALASGNYRSLWVYLVAPTLGAISGAAVYTGVKLNDSATDPPRQVRSFRR